Part of the Pseudodesulfovibrio mercurii genome is shown below.
AGCGCAGCGACCCCGAGCGGGACAAGGTCGAGGAGATCGAGTCCAAGCTCAAGTACCTGAAGAAGGCGGAGTAGGGGGCGCGTATTTCACGGCCGGTGTTCGTTTCCGAGCGGGAGTCGGGATGGGCTCTCGACGTCTGGGCCCAGCCGGGCGCCAGGAAGGACGAGGTCGCCGGCGAGTACCAGGGGTGCCTGAAGGTTCGACTCAGGGCCCCGGCGGTGGACAACAAGGCCAACAAGGGGTTGGTCGCGTACATCGCCCGTTTGTTGCAGTTGAAAAAAAGCCAGGTGGAGA
Proteins encoded:
- a CDS encoding DUF167 domain-containing protein: MFVSERESGWALDVWAQPGARKDEVAGEYQGCLKVRLRAPAVDNKANKGLVAYIARLLQLKKSQVEIVSGHASRRKHLALNTAGEPDWGSLLSGNAPQ